A part of Cannabis sativa cultivar Pink pepper isolate KNU-18-1 chromosome 6, ASM2916894v1, whole genome shotgun sequence genomic DNA contains:
- the LOC115694957 gene encoding auxin response factor 18-like, protein MNEERVQIIGNDMIIDSSLWHACAGRLVHVPPVNSTVSYFPQGHFEHAGMENADDAIATASRIPWRIQCRVTSVELKMDSRTEEVYTKIHLNPIVINNNNSTDDDKDYALSESLNLFGRSQFLTKVLTQSDANNGGGFSVPKKLAETIFPPLNYKITKPGIENLPSQDILARDYRGNIWKFRHVYRGNPLRHLLTTGWSKFVTAKQVVSGDTIVFGRDDNGDVYVGIRRVRRARWQGRIRAESVLEAARLAAIGRGFEVRYYPSSSTTEFCVVDSVVNTTKRKMMNEFGAGTRIKMAFETLNSTGVEPVGWYKGSIESVEDVDPNHWPGSLWRRLKVRWDVDAVNLRKHINPWLVQGVSTRVIQTYDRKRGGEQLEESNHVVKKQTVYLFGAPIGESKRRSG, encoded by the exons ATGAACGAAGAAAGAGTTCAGATAATCGGGAACGACATGATCATAGATTCCTCTCTTTGGCATGCCTGTGCCGGAAGACTAGTTCATGTTCCTCCGGTCAACTCTACTGTATCTTACTTCCCTCAAGGTCACTTCGAACACGCCGGAATGGAAAACGCCGATGACGCCATAGCCACGGCGAGTAGAATTCCATGGAGGATTCAATGCCGAGTCACGTCCGTGGAGTTAAAGATGGATTCAAGAACTGAAGAGGTTTACACCAAGATTCATCTCAACCCAATAgtgattaataataataattctacTGATGATGATAAAGACTACGCTTTGAGCGAGAGTTTGAATTTATTTGGGAGATCCCAATTTCTTACCAAAGTCCTTACTCAATCGGACGCGAACAATGGCGGGGGTTTCTCTGTACCGAAAAAACTAGCGGAGACAATATTCCCACcattaaattacaaaattactaaACCTGGTATTGAAAATCTTCCGTCTCAGGATATTCTGGCGAGGGATTACAGAGGCAATATTTGGAAATTCAGGCATGTTTATAGGGGGAATCCTCTGCGGCACTTGTTGACAACTGGATGGAGTAAATTTGTTACAGCCAAGCAAGTGGTTTCTGGAGACACGATCGTGTTCGGGAGGGATGACAATGGAGATGTCTATGTTGGAATAAGGCGTGTTAGGAGGGCAAGGTGGCAAGGAAGAATTAGGGCTGAAAGTGTTCTAGAAGCTGCAAGACTTGCTGCCATTGGGAGAGGTTTTGAAGTTAGGTATTACCCGAGTAGTAGCACAACAGAGTTTTGTGTTGTGGATTCGGTGGTTAATACAACGAAGAGGAAGATGATGAATGAGTTTGGGGCTGGGACAaggatcaagatggctttcgaGACTTTAAATTCGACTGGAGTGGAACCAGTGGGCTGGTACAAGGGTTCTATTGAGTCTGTTGAAGATGTTGACCCGAATCACTGGCCTGGTTCTTTATGGCGCCGTCTTAAG GTGAGGTGGGATGTTGATGCTGTAAATTTAAGGAAGCATATTAATCCTTGGTTGGTCCAAGGGGTGAGCACACGTGTCATTCAAACCTATGACCGCAAACGTGGAGGCGAGCAATTGGAGGAATCCAATCACGTTGTAAAGAAGCAGACAGTCTATCTATTTGGTGCACCCATTGGAGAATCCAAGAGGAGATCAGGATAA